In Capsicum annuum cultivar UCD-10X-F1 chromosome 7, UCD10Xv1.1, whole genome shotgun sequence, one genomic interval encodes:
- the LOC107855255 gene encoding uncharacterized protein LOC107855255, whose protein sequence is MDWYSWLSKTSLDQELVYEYGLVFNKNELQKEDLIYFNHEFLQSMDINVAKHRLEILKLARKEGAGSHGEGGGGGTTTTSSSNGLSRLVLAINKTKKLIAKNLSKLSLHRGSTHLALSELKPYRTQWTGALKKLESSKDQRQERAIITTRSMAMKSGPLDRRMQDKFMSASGPLDGRVQEKLMYPNRSPMKSGPLDRRYKDTAVYPSRINKSGPLDVKCFSPRLNHCCQEMIPADDGVVYSQWSLMFQDMKPT, encoded by the coding sequence ATGGATTGGTATTCTTGGTTATCCAAGACTAGCCTTGATCAAGAACTTGTTTATGAGTATGGTCTTGTTTTCAACAAAAATGAGCTTCAGAAAGAGGACTTGATTTACTTCAATCATGAATTCCTTCAAAGCATGGACATAAATGTAGCCAAACACAGGCTAGAGATTCTCAAGTTGGCTCGAAAGGAAGGCGCCGGCAGCCacggagaaggaggaggaggaggaacaACAACAACCTCATCATCAAATGGCCTTTCAAGACTTGTTTTGGCAATCAACAAAACCAAGAAACTCATTGCCAAGAACTTGAGCAAGCTCAGTTTACACCGAGGTTCGACTCATCTAGCTCTCTCCGAGCTCAAGCCTTATCGAACACAGTGGACCGGAGCACTGAAGAAGCTCGAGAGCTCGAAGGACCAGAGGCAAGAGAGAGCCATCATCACAACTAGAAGCATGGCAATGAAGTCAGGACCACTAGACCGAAGAATGCAAGACAAATTTATGAGTGCCTCAGGGCCTCTTGATGGGAGAGTTCAAGAGAAGTTGATGTATCCCAATAGGAGTCCAATGAAGTCTGGTCCATTGGACAGAAGATACAAAGACACTGCTGTTTATCCAAGCAGAATCAATAAATCTGGACCATTGGATGTAAAGTGTTTTAGCCCAAGGCTTAATCACTGCTGTCAAGAAATGATACCAGCTGATGATGGGGTTGTGTACTCACAATGGTCTTTAATGTTTCAAGATATGAAGCCCACTTGA